The Panicum hallii strain FIL2 chromosome 9, PHallii_v3.1, whole genome shotgun sequence genome has a window encoding:
- the LOC112873380 gene encoding uncharacterized protein LOC112873380, whose product MHAGLHSSARFTATLIPTHAGEGRYSLVDGEEARVAAEVGNAEQRSYRARALLLSLFFPLPLLADLLLSLPRFYLNPVSIHCSVPRTIQVAALHDVSAGRRRRPTGPNGEHLLSALEALGVDNCRVEASGGGEHNVASLAHTLGNNLRKKLVQLTFHQLVCSEDGDQLAMRLISAPMEYYIDPDGRGTVEKISTKLREGCPSYFNESDCKYYLAVEYWNALREHL is encoded by the exons ATGCACGCGGGGCTCCACTCGAGCGCGCGCTTCACAGCTACGCTGATACCGACGCACGCCGGCGAGGGTAGGTATTCCCTCGTGGACGGTGAGGAGGCGAGGGTGGCGGCTGAGGTGGGGAACGCCGAGCAACGGTCGTATCGTGCTCGTGCACtacttctctctctgttcttcccCCTTCCTCTGCTAGCTGATTTGCTTCTTTCCCTACCCCGATTCTATCTCAATCCTGTATCAATTCATTGTAGTGTACCCCGGACAATACAGGTCGCAGCTCTGCACGACGTTTCGGCGGGGCGAAGGCGGCGGCCCACGGGTCCGAACGGTGAACACCTTCTCTCCGCGTTGGAGGCGCTCGGCGTGGACAATTGCCGCGTCgaggccagcggcggcggcgag CATAATGTTGCCAGCTTGGCTCACACACTGGGCAATAATTTACGCAAGAAATTAGTTCAACTAACGTTTCATCAATTGGTATGTTCAGAGGATGGGGATCAGCTTGCGATGCGGCTTATTTCTGCACCCATGGAG TACTATATTGACCCAGATGGCAGAGGAACTGTTGAGAAAATCAGTACTAAATTGAGGGAGGGTTGCCCTAGTTACTTCAATGAATCAGACTGCAAATATTACTTGGCAGTGGAATACTGGAATGCCTTGAGAGAGCATCTATGA